Proteins encoded together in one Neobacillus sp. FSL H8-0543 window:
- a CDS encoding helix-turn-helix domain-containing protein, with protein MQNIEIIMLYCLKQLNGERTIYSIYHLLNGKKSSQTIQDAHLFSLKNYFRILEPLTRDSFDIVFKRLLDKNWVEPIGDQIYRLSSSGLVNLQKFPPPKYINGWKYHHISTVVWERLSLLTQVTSNLTFQETRYIPIQKNKEVHRWLKRVLKEYPLPREAWGNTLFTELVDCFNEEKDINPSVLVFRLTGYQQIGLTSLQSSKKLAMDPINYHLEFLNILHFIIHMIESDTGRYKLLSTLLADLMEHSILTLSARKTWELLNQGFTIEQISANRNLKNSTIEDHLVEFALNIKEFSIDPYVEKDIQEKVMQISRQGATRQLKLIRNKLPTASYFKIRLVLAKNGDQS; from the coding sequence ATGCAAAATATCGAAATTATTATGTTATATTGTCTAAAGCAATTGAATGGTGAACGGACAATTTATTCTATTTATCATTTACTTAATGGAAAAAAATCATCCCAAACCATTCAAGATGCCCATTTATTCTCGCTAAAGAATTATTTTCGTATATTAGAACCTTTAACTCGGGATTCGTTTGATATAGTTTTCAAACGTTTACTTGATAAAAATTGGGTGGAACCTATCGGTGACCAAATCTATAGACTCAGTTCATCTGGTTTAGTGAATTTGCAAAAATTTCCACCTCCAAAATATATTAATGGATGGAAATATCATCATATATCAACAGTAGTCTGGGAAAGGCTATCATTGCTTACCCAAGTTACTTCAAATTTAACTTTTCAAGAGACACGATACATTCCAATTCAAAAAAATAAAGAAGTTCATAGATGGTTAAAACGTGTACTGAAGGAGTATCCACTGCCCAGAGAGGCTTGGGGAAATACACTCTTTACAGAACTAGTAGATTGTTTTAATGAAGAAAAGGATATTAATCCATCAGTGCTTGTATTTCGTTTAACTGGATATCAGCAAATTGGTTTAACCTCTTTACAATCATCTAAAAAGTTAGCTATGGACCCTATTAATTATCATCTAGAGTTTCTCAACATTCTTCACTTTATCATCCACATGATTGAAAGTGATACTGGCCGTTATAAATTGTTATCAACCCTGCTTGCAGACTTAATGGAGCATAGCATCTTAACCCTTTCGGCACGTAAAACATGGGAACTTCTCAATCAAGGGTTTACCATTGAACAGATATCTGCTAATCGAAACTTAAAAAATAGTACCATTGAGGATCATCTTGTTGAGTTTGCCCTAAACATAAAAGAATTTTCAATTGACCCATATGTAGAAAAAGACATTCAGGAAAAAGTAATGCAAATCTCCCGTCAAGGGGCCACAAGACAATTAAAGTTAATTAGAAACAAATTGCCAACGGCATCTTATTTTAAAATCAGGCTCGTACTAGCGAAAAATGGTGATCAATCATGA
- a CDS encoding ECF transporter S component gives MKKKKNVRAMVSIGMLSSIAYLLMLLNFPLPPFPNFLFIDFSDLPALIAALIFGPVAGILVEFFKNGLDYIMTGSQTGVPVGHIANFLAGVLFILPTYYVYNKLKTRKGMTIALIVGTVIMAVMMSILNYVFILPAYTALLKFPDMRNLVVPWILPFNILKGVLMSSIFMLLFIRMQGWINKSAVIKSA, from the coding sequence ATGAAAAAGAAAAAAAATGTAAGAGCAATGGTGTCAATTGGAATGCTGAGTAGTATCGCTTATCTATTAATGCTGTTAAATTTCCCGCTGCCGCCATTCCCGAACTTCTTATTTATCGATTTCAGTGATCTTCCTGCATTGATTGCAGCACTGATTTTCGGACCTGTGGCAGGAATATTAGTTGAGTTTTTCAAAAATGGACTTGATTATATTATGACAGGAAGTCAAACGGGTGTACCAGTAGGTCATATTGCTAATTTCCTTGCGGGAGTATTGTTCATTTTGCCCACTTATTATGTATACAACAAGCTTAAAACTAGAAAGGGCATGACAATAGCCTTGATTGTAGGAACTGTAATAATGGCAGTAATGATGAGTATATTAAATTATGTGTTTATCTTACCTGCGTATACAGCCCTTTTGAAATTCCCTGATATGCGAAACCTAGTGGTACCTTGGATATTGCCATTCAACATCTTAAAAGGTGTACTTATGTCGTCTATATTTATGCTCTTGTTTATTCGTATGCAAGGCTGGATAAATAAATCAGCAGTTATTAAAAGTGCATAA
- a CDS encoding ferredoxin: MAKYTIVDKETCIACGACGAAAPDIYDYDDEGIAFVTLDDNEGIVEIPDVLIDDMMDAFEGCPTDSIKVADESFDGNPTKFE; encoded by the coding sequence ATGGCAAAGTATACGATTGTTGACAAAGAAACTTGCATTGCATGTGGTGCTTGTGGTGCAGCAGCACCTGATATTTACGATTATGATGATGAAGGTATTGCATTTGTAACACTTGATGATAACGAAGGAATTGTTGAAATTCCAGACGTATTAATCGATGATATGATGGATGCATTCGAAGGCTGTCCTACTGATTCCATTAAGGTTGCTGACGAGTCATTTGATGGTAACCCAACAAAGTTCGAATAA
- the sigX gene encoding RNA polymerase sigma factor SigX, producing the protein MDSVFDELYQKYHQDVFQFLFYMVRNKEHAEDLVQEVYIRVFKSYHRFEGKSSEKTWLFSIARNVAIDFFRKQKGWKDRILEKFDWSSNQVKDEYPIPEEIAIQNEEIKRIYDCLENCTMDQRSVIILRYLEDLSISETAQALGWTESKVKTTQHRSLKVLKKQMEMLYVKEGSESEKVRVER; encoded by the coding sequence ATGGACTCCGTTTTCGATGAACTTTATCAAAAATATCATCAAGACGTATTTCAATTTTTGTTTTACATGGTAAGAAATAAAGAACATGCAGAAGACCTTGTTCAAGAGGTATATATAAGGGTGTTTAAATCCTATCATCGTTTTGAAGGGAAAAGCAGTGAAAAAACTTGGCTCTTTTCAATTGCGAGGAATGTTGCAATTGATTTTTTTCGTAAGCAAAAAGGATGGAAGGATAGAATTTTAGAGAAATTTGATTGGTCTAGCAATCAAGTTAAAGATGAATATCCAATCCCGGAAGAAATAGCTATTCAAAATGAAGAAATTAAGCGGATTTATGATTGCTTAGAAAATTGTACAATGGATCAAAGGTCAGTTATTATTCTGCGGTATTTAGAGGACTTATCCATTAGCGAAACCGCACAAGCCTTAGGCTGGACGGAAAGCAAGGTGAAAACAACGCAGCATCGCTCATTAAAGGTATTAAAGAAACAAATGGAGATGCTTTATGTAAAGGAGGGATCAGAAAGTGAAAAAGTCAGAGTGGAGCGATGA